One part of the Anopheles coustani chromosome 2, idAnoCousDA_361_x.2, whole genome shotgun sequence genome encodes these proteins:
- the LOC131263825 gene encoding sialin-like yields MDASESSKLSDGIEAPMWMFWKRRRYILVFLAFFGFFNVYSLRVNLSVAIVAMTENRTIEHPNGTVSYEQEFDWDSSTKGYILSSFFYGYIFTQLAGGYISNALGGNYVFGVGVGTTAALTLLTPLAAHGGYGWLIAIRALEGFFEGVTFPCMHAIWSNWAPPSERSRMATIAFSGVFTGTVASMLLSGVLADNLGWEWVFYILGAFGCLWFVVWMVVVKKSPETDPYITTKEKEFILATQQRTSSETAEKVHHPWLAIVTSKAVWALIVASFAENWGFYTLLTQLPTFLKDTMHFELQAAGFLSALPYLALGSLLSFAGYLADLCQIKRWLTTTQVRRYFNCGAFLIQTVFMLVGAFILKPGPTIACITIAVGCGSFAWCGFAVNHLDLSPKSAGVLMGISNTFSTVAGIVTPIVSGHITANGDDDEWRTVFYIAAGIYLIGFVIYWFGVSGELQPWSIEAQERDQAQREKENVFVNGGMVLDQKS; encoded by the exons ATGGACGCTTCGGAGAGCAGCAAACTGAG CGATGGCATCGAGGCGCCTATGTGGATGTTCTGGAAGCGGCGCCGATACATACTGGTGTTTCTGGCATTCTTTGGGTTTTTCAACGTCTACTCGCTGCGGGTGAACCTAAGTGTGGCGATTGTGGCCATGACCGAGAATCGCACCATCGAGCATCCGAATGGCACCGTCAGCTAT GAACAAGAGTTCGATTGGGATTCCAGCACGAAGGGGTACATTCTGAGCTCCTTCTTCTATGGCTACATCTTCACCCAGCTTGCCGGTGGCTACATCTCCAACGCCCTCGGTGGGAACTAT GTGTTTGGAGTTGGAGTTGGTACAACCGCCGCACTGACCCTACTGACTCCGCTAGCCGCTCATGGTGGATACGGCTGGCTGATAGCGATCCGTGCCCTCGAAGGTTTCTTCGAAGGAGTGACCTTCCCCTGCATGCACGCCATCTGGTCCAACTGGGCACCTCCGAGTGAGCGCTCCCGGATGGCCACGATTGCCTTCTCGGGTGTGTTCACCGGTACCGTAGCCTCGATGCTACTCAGTGGCGTGTTAGCTGACAATCTCGGCTGGGAATGGGTGTTCTACATCCTTGGGGCGTTCGGATGCCTCTGGTTTGTGGTGTGGATGGTGGTCGTGAAGAAATCACCCGAAACGGACCCCTACATCACCACCAAGGAGAAGGAATTCATACTGGCCACACAGCAGCGCACGTCTTCCGAAACGGCGGAGAAGGTACATCACCCTTGGCTTGCTATCGTGACCTCCAAGGCCGTTTGGGCCCTCATCGTGGCAAGCTTTGCCGAGAACTGGGGATTCTACACGCTGCTCACGCAACTTCCGACATTCCTGAAAG ATACGATGCACTTCGAGCTGCAGGCAGCCGGATTCCTTTCCGCTCTACCGTACCTGGCGTTGGGCAGTCTGCTCAGCTTCGCCGGCTATCTGGCGGATCTCTGCCAGATCAAACGCTGGCTCACGACAACCCAGGTTCGGCGGTACTTCAACTGTGGCGCCTTCCTGATACAAACGGTGTTCATGCTCGTCGGTGCGTTCATCCTGAAACCCGGACCAACCATCGCGTGCATCACCATCGCCGTCGGTTGCGGTTCGTTCGCCTGGTGTGGCTTCGCCGTCAACCATCTCGACCTCTCGCCCAAAAGTGCCGGCGTGCTGATGGGCATTTCCAACACCTTCTCGACCGTCGCCGGCATCGTTACGCCCATCGTTTCTGGACACATTACAGCCAACGGGGATGACGATGAATGGCGGACGGTTTTCTACATCGCGGCCGGTATCTACCTGATTGGATTCGTGATCTACTGGTTCGGGGTCTCCGGGGAGCTGCAGCCATGGTCAATCGAGGCGCAGGAGCGAGACCAAGCGCAACGGGAGAAGGAGAACGTTTTCGTTAACGGAGGGATGGTGCTGGACCAAAAGTCCTGA